One Bacteroidota bacterium genomic region harbors:
- a CDS encoding RluA family pseudouridine synthase, translating to MNSDKPIPIDYDPEEFGLDEADDIRIYEHQRIRVDPGQEPMRVDHFLANRIRHVSRSRIQNAALAGFIRVNDEVVKSSHKIRAYDEVSMILPYPPQPDLLAENIPLNIAYEDEHLVLVHKPAGLVCHPGSGNYRGTLVNALLYYFNETDFAKTKGSDPIRPGLVHRIDKDTTGLLVIAKNEQSFNSLARQFYDRTTFRNYWAIVWGDVAEDQGTIVGHIGRHPTQRQRFMVYEDGSMGKHAVTHYEVLQRFGVATLVRCKLETGRTHQIRVHFKYKNHTLMGDPFYGGDRILRGKQSTFYQRFMEENLAILSRQALHAKNLGFLHPATGEWTFFESPLPMDMKRVLSRLAEFAHVDPLPEYAAMPRELGD from the coding sequence ATGAACAGCGATAAACCGATACCGATAGACTACGACCCCGAGGAGTTTGGCCTGGATGAGGCGGACGACATCCGTATATACGAGCACCAGCGCATCCGGGTAGACCCCGGGCAGGAGCCCATGCGGGTGGACCACTTCCTGGCCAACCGCATCCGGCACGTAAGCCGCAGCCGCATACAGAATGCGGCCCTGGCGGGCTTTATCCGGGTGAATGACGAGGTGGTAAAAAGCAGCCACAAGATACGGGCCTACGATGAGGTGAGCATGATCCTGCCCTATCCGCCGCAGCCCGACCTACTGGCCGAGAATATTCCGCTGAACATAGCCTATGAGGATGAACACCTGGTGCTGGTGCACAAGCCTGCGGGCCTGGTGTGCCACCCCGGCAGTGGCAACTACCGGGGCACCCTGGTAAATGCCCTGCTGTATTACTTCAACGAGACCGACTTTGCCAAAACCAAGGGGAGCGACCCCATCCGCCCCGGCCTGGTGCACCGCATAGATAAGGACACAACCGGCCTGCTGGTGATTGCTAAAAACGAACAGTCTTTCAACTCGCTCGCCCGCCAGTTTTACGACCGTACTACGTTTCGCAACTACTGGGCTATTGTGTGGGGCGATGTGGCCGAGGACCAGGGTACCATTGTGGGCCATATAGGTAGGCACCCCACCCAGCGCCAGCGCTTTATGGTATACGAGGATGGCAGTATGGGCAAGCACGCCGTTACGCACTACGAGGTGTTGCAGCGCTTTGGCGTAGCCACCCTGGTGCGCTGCAAGCTGGAGACAGGCCGCACGCACCAGATCCGCGTACACTTTAAATACAAGAACCATACCCTGATGGGCGACCCCTTCTACGGGGGCGACCGTATCCTGCGGGGCAAGCAGAGCACCTTTTACCAGCGCTTTATGGAGGAGAACCTGGCTATTTTGAGTCGACAGGCCCTGCATGCCAAGAACCTGGGCTTTCTGCACCCTGCCACGGGCGAGTGGACGTTTTTTGAGAGCCCCCTGCCTATGGATATGAAGCGGGTGCTGAGCCGCCTGGCCGAGTTTGCCCATGTAGACCCCCTGCCTGAGTATGCAGCCATGCCCCGCGAGCTGGGCGACTAG